A window of the Cannabis sativa cultivar Pink pepper isolate KNU-18-1 chromosome X, ASM2916894v1, whole genome shotgun sequence genome harbors these coding sequences:
- the LOC115702910 gene encoding polyadenylate-binding protein RBP47, which produces MAQQPTPNAATGDLTRHQPPQQQQQQQQQQQQPQQQWAQQQQQQQQQQQQWMAMQYPAAAMVMMQQQMMMYPQHYMAAAAYNQQPHYQQQPPHPYHQQKQFSQSHKQDEIRTIWVGDLHHWMDETYLHGCFAHTGQVFSVKVIRNKQTGQSEGYGFVEFYSREAAEKVLQSFNGTSMPNTEQPFRLNWATFSAGEKRSDSGSDLSIFVGDLAADVTDATLQETFSSRFSSVKAAKVVIDSNTGRSKGYGFVRFSDENERTRAITEMNGVYCSSRPMRIGVATPKKSSGYQQQQYNSQALVLAGGHGSNGVVSQSPQSDSESNNTTIFVGGLDADVSDEDLRQPFIQFGEIVSVKIPIGKACGFVQFANRKSAESAIQTLNGTVIGKQTVRLSWGRTPGNKQWRGDSSNQWNGSHHGGQGYGGYGYSVQQQTAAVANGAS; this is translated from the exons ATGGCGCAGCAGCCTACACCTAACGCTGCTACTGGGGATCTGACTCGCCACCAGCCGccgcaacaacaacaacaacaacaacaacagcagcAGCAGCCACAACAACAGTGGGctcagcaacaacaacaacagcagcagcagcagcaacaaTGGATGGCTATGCAGTACCCGGCGGCGGCCATGGTTATGATGCAACAACAGATGATGATGTACCCGCAGCATTACATGGCGGCCGCCGCTTATAACCAACAACCTCATTACCAGCAACAACCGCCGCATCCTTATCATCAACAGAAACAGTTTTCGCAGTCTCATAAGCAGGATGAGATCAGAACGATCTGGGTTGGTGACCTTCATCATTGGATGGATGAGACTTACCTCCATGGATGTTTTGCTCACACCGGTCAG GTTTTCTCAGTGAAAGTTATACGCAACAAGCAAACCGGCCAGTCAGAGGGATATGGCTTTGTGGAGTTTTATTCACGTGAAGCAGCTGAGAAAGTTTTGCAGAGCTTTAATGGTACATCGATGCCAAACACAGAGCAGCCCTTCCGCTTAAATTGGGCAACTTTCAGTGCGGGTGAAAAGAGATCGGATTCTGGTTCTGATTTATCTATATTCGTAGGAGATTTGGCTGCAGATGTGACTGATGCAACATTGCAGGAAACCTTTTCTAGTAGATTTTCATCAGTTAAAGCTGCTAAAGTTGTTATTGATTCAAATACTGGTCGTTCAAAGGGTTATGGTTTTGTTAGGTTTAGTGATGAAAATGAGAGGACAAGGGCCATAACCGAAATGAATGGGGTGTATTGTTCAAGCAGACCCATGCGCATCGGTGTTGCTACTCCCAAAAAATCATCTGGGTACCAGCAGCAACAATATAATTCACAAG CTCTGGTATTGGCTGGTGGACATGGTTCAAATGGTGTGGTATCCCAAAGTCCTCAATCTGACAGCGAGTCAAATAACACAACT ATATTCGTTGGTGGGCTTGATGCTGATGTCAGTGATGAGGACCTCAGGCAGCCTTTTATCCAGTTTGGTGAAATTGTCTCTGTGAAAATTCCCATTGGAAAAGCTTGTGGCTTTGTACAGTTTGCTAATAG AAAGAGTGCTGAAAGTGCAATCCAGACATTAAATGGAACCGTAATTGGCAAGCAAACGGTCCGTCTTTCATGGGGCCGCACACCAGGAAACAAGCAG TGGAGAGGAGACTCGAGTAACCAGTGGAACGGATCGCATCACGGAGGGCAAGGTTACGGTGGATATGGATATTCAGTTCAGCAGCAGACTGCAGCTGTGGCTAATGGGGCCTCTTGA
- the LOC115702909 gene encoding probable ubiquitin-conjugating enzyme E2 23 produces the protein MGTVKNNSIHNENEPGTSTQDYDSLDQNDSLTNLNIVSERKDAKTTGDAVNNTNTVPYIYRQDVVRRETGMIGVVTEVAGDSDSDSSITDDDDDGDDEDEVDDNDDDGENEGEVGDESSNLNESDDKDTNSNRGNLESGPLPADQVRVLWIDQTESMQSINGLTVIDRGFLHGDYVAAASDPSGQVGVVVDVNMFVDLLAHDGSIVKDVSSKELKRVRDFTVGDYAVLGPWLGRIDDILDNVTVLFDDGSMCKVMRAEPQRLKPLSKNILDDGHFPYYPGQRVKASSSTVFKNSRWLSGLWKPNRLEGTVTKVTVGSVFMYWIASAGYGPDSSTSPAEEQSPKNLKLLSCFAHANWQLGDWCLFSSSTLSSFVPLDKDLSRLGLHDPVNSELESTQMGSGCDSEGSAPEESNGNNESLDLDVVAPLVGSNENNPSNGLNESSSCASSLSVSKEPIHETWPLHRKKIRKVVVKRDKKARKKEESFERAVLIVNTRTKVDVAWQDGTIERGLTSTNLIPIDSPGDHDFVAEQYVVEKASDDIEDACEARRVGVVKSVNAKEKTACVRWLKSVCRPEDPREFDKDEIVSVYELEGHQDYDYCYGDVVVRLSPVSVSVERVSDREEPKQQNGRNDVQDLESCSGYDDVDDTSTDTACADFSDLSWVGNITGLKDGDIKVTWADGMVSTVGPQAIYVVGRDDDDSIADASEVSDDAASWETVNDDDDDGMDDALENIKEEDEMDTISRLISGEDEMSRESDSGRNPAFSVPLAAFRFVSRLANGLFSRGQKSSDPIGLESKGEVEIEVQQEDVLETPEDRDCSYDASSQKSIVVDGCESETHHRKGEEHAGIGTSEMREAAEILCTLRTEEPDASECKEFDNCSFKRFDIATDPLDHYFLGSSGQNNGRKWFKKVQQDWSILQNNLPDGIYVRAYEDRMDLLRAVIVGAYGTPYQDGLFFFDFHLPPEYPDVPPSAYYHSGGWRINPNLYEEGKVCLSLLNTWTGRGNEVWDPKSSSILQVLVSLQGLVLNSKPYFNEAGYDKQVGTAEGEKNSLSYNENTFLLSCKTMMYLMRKLPKDFGELVKEHFRKRGHYILKACDLYMKGYLIGSLTKDASLSDRSDPNSTSVGFKLMLAKIVPKLLLALSEVGADCDEFKHLQHPQ, from the exons ATGGGAACTGTGAAGAATAACAGTATTCATAACGAGAATGAGCCTGGGACAAGTACACAAGATTATGATTCTTTGGACCAGAATGATTCTTTAACTAATCTAAACATTGTCAGTGAAAGGAAGGATGCAAAAACCACAGGAGATGCTGTCAATAATACTAACACTGTTCCATATATCTATAGACAAGATGTTGTAAGAAGAGAAACTGGTATGATTGGGGTTGTGACAGAAGTTGCTGGTGATTCGGACTCTGATAGCAGTATCACTGATGATGATGACGAtggtgatgatgaagatgaagttGATGACAACGATGACGATGGTGAAAATGAGGGAGAAGTTGGTGATGAGAGTTCAAATCTGAACGAGAGTGATGATAAAGATACTAATAGTAATAGAGGTAATTTGGAGAGTGGCCCACTTCCTGCCGACCAGGTTCGAGTACTTTGGATAGATCAAACTGAGTCAATGCAAAGTATTAATGGGTTAACAGTTATTGATCGAGGATTTTTACATGGGGATTATGTTGCTGCTGCTTCAGACCCTTCTGGACAGGTGGGTGTTGTTGTGGATGTGAATATGTTTGTTGATTTGCTAGCTCATGATGGTTCAATTGTTAAAGATGTGTCCTCTAAAGAACTTAAACGTGTGAGGGATTTCACTGTTGGAGATTATGCTGTTCTTGGTCCCTGGCTGGGAAGAATTGATGACATTTTAGATAATGTTacagtgttgtttgatgatggTTCCATGTGTAAGGTTATGAGAGCTGAGCCACAACGTCTCAAACCACTCTCTAAGAATATCCTTGATGATGGACATTTTCCCTACTACCCTGGTCAGCGCGTGAAAGCAAGCTCATCCACTGTTTTCAAGAATTCTAGGTGGCTCTCTGGCTTGTGGAAACCTAATCGGTTAGAAGGCACTGTGACAAAGGTCACAGTTGGATCAGTTTTTATGTACTGGATAGCATCTGCAGGCTATGGGCCAGATTCTTCAACTTCCCCTGCTGAAGAGCAAAGTCCTAAGAACTTGAAACTGTTATCTTGCTTTGCACATGCCAATTGGCAATTAGGTGACTGGTGTCTTTTCTCCTCATCAACACTATCATCCTTTGTTCCTTTGGACAAAGACCTGTCAAGATTAGGGCTTCATGATCCTGTCAACAGTGAATTAGAATCAACTCAAATGGGTAGTGGGTGTGATTCAGAAGGTAGTGCTCCAGAAGAATCAAATGGTAATAATGAATCCTTGGATCTTGATGTGGTTGCTCCATTGGTTGGAAGCAATGAAAATAATCCAAGTAATGGATTAAATGAATCTAGCTCTTGTGCTAGTTCGTTGTCAGTTTCAAAGGAGCCTATTCATGAAACCTGGCCTCTTCATCGTAAAAAGATCCGAAAAGTTGTGGTCAAAAGAGATAAGAAGGCACGAAAGAAGGAGGAAAGCTTTGAAAGAGCTGTTTTGATAGTCAATACCAGGACAAAAGTTGACGTAGCATGGCAAGATGGTACAATAGAGCGTGGATTGACTTCAACAAACTTAATTCCAATTGATAGTCCGGGCGATCATGATTTTGTTGCTGAACAGTATGTGGTGGAGAAGGCCTCTGATGACATTGAAGATGCCTGTGAAGCTAGGCGTGTTGGAGTTGTCAAGAGTGTTAATGCTAAAGAGAAGACAGCTTGTGTAAGGTGGCTAAAATCTGTTTGTAGACCAGAAGATCCTAGAGAGTTTGACAAAGATGAGATTGTGAGTGTATATGAGCTTGAGGGGCATCAGGATTATGACTATTGCTATGGGGATGTTGTTGTTAGACTGTCTCCAGTATCCGTTTCTGTAGAAAGGGTATCTGATAGGGAGGAACCAAAGCAACAAAATGGGAGGAATGATGTCCAAGATCTAGAAAGTTGCTCAGGatatgatgatgttgatgacACATCTACTGACACAGCTTGTGCAGATTTCTCAGATCTCTCTTGGGTTGGGAATATAACTGGTCTCAAGGATGGTGACATCAAAGTTACATGGGCAGATGGGATGGTTTCCACG GTTGGACCTCAAGCAATTTATGTAGTTGGCCGAGATGACGACGACTCTATTGCTGATGCAAGTGAGGTTAGTGATGATGCTGCTAGTTGGGAAACagttaatgatgatgatgatgatggaatGGATGATGCTCTTGAGAATATTAAAGAG GAAGATGAGATGGATACTATTTCACGGTTGATTTCTGGAGAAGATGAGATGAGCAGAGAGAGTGATTCTGGTAGAAATCCAGCCTTCTCCGTTCCTTTGGCTGCATTTAGGTTTGTTAGCAGATTGGCCAATGGATTATTTTCACGAGGACAAAAAAGTTCGGATCCAATTGGTTTGGAGTCCAAAGGTGAAGTTGAAATTGAAGTTCAGCAGGAAGATGTGTTGGAGACCCCTGAGGATAGAGATTGTAGTTATGATGCCAGTTCTCAGAAATCTATTGTGGTTGATGGCTGTGAATCCGAGACTCATCATAGAAAAGGAGAGGAACATGCTGGCATAGGTACCTCGGAAATGAGGGAGGCTGCAGAAATTTTATGTACTTTGAGAACTGAAGAGCCTGATGCTTCAGAGTGTAAAGAGTTTGACAATTGCTCTTTCAAACGATTTGATATAGCTACAGATCCTTTAGACCATTATTTTCTTGGTTCAAGCGGGCAG AACAACGGAAGAAAGTGGTTTAAGAAGGTTCAGCAAGATTGGAGCATCCTTCAAAACAACCTTCCCG ACGGGATCTATGTACGAGCATATGAAGATAGAATGGATCTCTTAAGGGCAGTTATAGTGGGAGCATACGGGACACCTTACCAAGATGGTctctttttctttgattttcaccTTCCACCAGAGTACCCTGATGTTCCCCCA TCGGCTTACTATCATTCTGGTGGGTGGCGGATAAATCCAAATTTATACGAGGAAGGAAAGGTTTGCCTGAGCCTTTTAAATACTTGGACTGGAAGAGGGAACGAAGTCTGGGATCCAAAGTCTTCTAGCATACTTCAAGTTCTAGTTTCGCTACAGGGTTTGGTGTTGAACTCTAAGCCATATTTTAACGAAGCTGGGTATGATAAGCAGGTTGGGACGGCTGAAGGGGAGAAAAACTCATTGTCATATAACGAAAACACATTCTTATTAAGCTGCAAGACAATGATGTATCTCATGCGGAAACTTCCCAAG GACTTTGGAGAACTTGTAAAAGAGCACTTCAGGAAGCGCGGTCACTACATTCTTAAGGCGTGTGATTTATATATGAAAGGTTATCTTATAGGTTCTTTGACTAAAGATGCCTCGCTGAGCGACAGAAGTGACCCGAATTCAACTTCAGTTGGTTTCAAGTTGATGTTGGCCAAGATTGTGCCGAAACTTCTCTTGGCTCTGTCCGAGGTTGGAGCTGACTGTGATGAATTTAAGCATCTGCAACACCCGCAGTAA